The DNA segment GCAAAAAGAAACCAAACAGTATAGTATGGATCCTGCGAAAAAGGATAATTTATTCTTATATTTTTCGGCAATCAAGGAAGTTACAACACATAAAGATTTGGAAAAAGCTTTAAAGCAATTTAAAAAAATTCTCAAAACCACTCCAAATCAGTTATTAAAAATTGTGAACGATCCTTTTTATGCCGGTTATGATCTGACCACAGGAAAGAACAAACTTTCACACGTTGATCCTTACCTTAGCTATGAAGAATTCCAAAAATTGCAAGCTAAAAATGCCGTAATTATATCCTATCAAGAGATTGAACAGTCACTAAAAAATCAAGATATCTATGATGTGTACTGCGGTATTTGTAGAAAGCCAATGAAATTTCACTTTAATGTCCTTGATCAAAAAGCCTGGTACTCCTGTTCAAGTAAACATCCAAAATCTTTAATAGCAACAGAAGATTTATCTCCTATTATTAATAAGTCTTTGGAGAAAATCATTGAGCACCTAGATACAGAAGATCTACTTAAAGATTCTAGGCATTTTTTCCATTTACTCCGCAAAAGCATTGAAATAGAACTAAAAGCATTGGAGATAAAAAAACATTACTTGATGGAAAAAATCATTTTAGAGACTGATGATTTTAGCAATTGGAGAGAGAACACCCACTACGTTGATTTAAATAAATTAGAGAATGAACAAAAGGAGTTCCTTAACCAAATAGAAGAAAAAAAAGACCTTTTATTAGAAAACGAGAGCTTGGTGGGACTAATAAAAGATTATTTACATAAAAGCAGACAGGCAAATCCTTTTTTCCTTACATCGGTGCTTATCCGGAGCTTATTTGTTTATCCAAACGAGGTAAACATTGAGGTTAGCAAATTTGACTATCTACAAGATTTTCAGTCCCAATATATTTTTAACGGAGATGATTTACTTTGAAATTAGCATTTGCTTATATCCGTCGTTCTTCGTATAAACAACAAAAAAATAACAGTGTTGAAATCCAGAAACAGCATATTCAAGAATTCGCTAAACGGAATAACCTTTTTGTCCCTGTTGAACTAATTTTCATCGAAGATGTTACTAGTGCTTATTCCAAACGTGCAGCCCAACGAAAACAATTAATGAAAATGTCCGAAAAAATGGTTGAAATGAATATACCGACCGTTATTTTCCACGATATTTCTCGGATGGATCGTACCGGTTATTCATTCACGATTGATTTTTACAGACCTATGCTAGAAAAACTGCCGGAACTTGAGGTTTACACCACGGATTCAAATAAACCACTTGATCCGGAAGATACTAGTATAAAAATGAATTTCTTGTTATTCCAGCACGAATCAGAAGTAAAATCTGAGCGTGCAGTAGGAAATTTAACAACCTTTTTAGAAAATAATGAAACATTCAGACCTGGATCAAAAACTCCTTATGGATATAATCAGATAAAAAAACAAAAACACCAACAACAATTGGAACCGAATGAAAATGCGGACATTGTAGCATTTATTTTTTTCCTGTCAAGCTGGGGAAAATCTTTACAAAAAATCGCCATAATTTTAAATGAAGCAAATATTCCCTCACCGAAGGGAGGTACTTGGCGGTCCAGCACAGTTGAAAATATCCTTAAAAATCCAGTATATACAGGAAAATTAACCTGGGATATACCTAAACGGACAGATGGTGGAAAAAAGCAATTTGTTTTTGAAGATTCACATCCCGCAATTATAAACAAATTCCAACCACAGTTAATAAAGTTAAATAACCAACTTCAAAAAACTTTCGGCAGAATAGATACACCATTTCTTTTTTTAAACAAGGTGAAATGCAGACATTGCAATCAATTGTTAAGTACTCAAAATGCTTCGACCAGACGAAATGGTATCAAGTATCCTTATTATTACTACGTATGTAAAAATTGCGGTTATAAAGTAAACATCCAAGAGGTTCACGACAGGTTTATCCCTTTGATTTTAAAGCGTGTAATGGAGCTATTATCTAGACACCAGATAGAACCTCAAACCTTATCATTTATCAATCAAATGATTGATGAGGTTGAAAACAGTATCAACTCTAAAGATCAACTCTTAAAGAAACTCGAGGAAAAATTAAAAATTGCAAGAGATCTTAAAGATCGAGAACTTGAGCTGAAAATTTTGGAATTTATTCAAGAACACAAAAATTCTTTAAAAGAATACACGATTTGCCAAGAAAATTTAAAGACAACTTATCAACTTGTAGAAAAGGACCAATTCTTTTCCAGATTTAATGAGATACTGGATCATCGATTAGGGGCAGATGAGATAAGACTCATCATCCTGTATTTTGTAGACTACCTTGTTCTCTCTACTGACCAGGAACCACAATTACATTTCAAATCAAATATCTTCTCCAATCTAATTGATAAACCTATTGGATGAATTATCGAAATGTAATAGTTGATTATTGGGCAAATAACCGAACATTTAGCTGTTGGAGATATCGCCAACTTAGACTATACCCAGAACCCCTATAGCAAGGGGTTTCATTTGAGGCTTGTTCGGTACTTTGTCCAGATTGGTATACCATTACGGACAAAGTATCGAAAAATTATTATAAGTATGGACGAACTACCGAAATTTATACATAAGTAAAATAAAAAGGAGATATCAAAATGTACTTAAACTCAACTCAGATAAGCTCAGCAACTATTGGTAATGCTATAGTCATAAACCCACCAACATCTCAATACTTTACTACTTATGGTGGTGATCGTGTTTTGAGATGTGCAGTATATGCTCGTGTCTCCACTGAGATGGATTCACAAAAAACATCTATAGATAATCAAAAGGATTTATTTAGGAATTACGCTTCCCAACACAATTGGGAAATTGTAAATTTCTATGAAGACAAGAAATCTGGAACAAAAGAGAATAGACCTGGTTTAAAAAAACTAATTGAAGACGGTAAGGCTGGTTTATATGATGTGATTTTAGCTAAGGAACTTTCCAGATTAGCTCGTAACGGTAGATTATCTTATGAATTAAGGGATATCTGCTTACAAAATAATATTCATATTGTCTGCCTTGATAATTCAATTAATACGATTACCGGAGACGTACAAAACTTTGGTCTTTTTGCTTGGCTGTATGAAAATGAGTCAGCCACTAGCAGCCGGAGAAATAAGGCTGCCAAACGTACAAAAGCTAAAAGAGGATTATTTGTAGGTTCTAACCCACCTTATGGATATTATTCGGACAAAGGTAAGCTAAAAATTCGTGAAGACAACACTCCGGAAATCGTTAGACGAATTTTTAACGAATACTTGGATGGAAAAGGAATGGATTCAATAGCAAAAAGTTTCACAGCAGAAAAAATCCCTACCCCATCGCAAATTGCTAATAAGACTAATCAATCACCTTTATGGCACGCCTCCACAATAAAAAACATCTTAAATAATCGACATTATTGTGGTGATCTTGTTCAAAACAGAACTGAAACAATCTCAGTAACAACAACAAAAAGAAGAACTATTGAAGAAGACCAAGTTACATTTATAGAAGGTAAACACGATGCTATCATCTCAAGAGAAACATTTCAGGCAGTGAAAAAAATGCTCCAAACAAGAACACGCACAACTACCGCTCCAAAAAAGCATCTGTTTACGAACGTTTTTTTCTGTGAAGATTGCCAAAAAGGAATGTGGTACAAAACAAATCAAAAAGGGTATAGATGCGGAGGCAATATTAAGTACGGTGATACGTTCTGTCTAAATAAAGTTGTTATTAGAGAAAAAGAACTAAAACAAATTATCCTAGAGGATTTACAGCAACTATTCCAATCCATTCAAGATGGTGAATTTATAAAGAGTTTACACAAAAGATTGGATCAAAAGAAGGTTTCGATTACAAACGAACTAAAGAAAATTGAACATAAAGCAACTAAATTACGTTCTAGAAAGAAAGATTACCTTGATTTGTACGCTGACCAAATTATATCTCGAGAAGAACTGGTTGAATATAGAAAGCAGATAGACCAGGAAGTAGCAGAGCTCGAAACAGCCAAGATTGAATATCAAGAAAAACTTGAGGAATGCGAAAGTGAGAACTATGCAATTGATTTAAGTAAGAAGCTTAAAGACGTTTCATTACTAGATGATTTAACTCCTCAAGTCTTGCACTCGTTGGTGAATAAAATAACCTGTAGCATAAAAGGTAATCTACGTATTCATTACAACTTCGTAAATCCTTTCGAAGAACAAAAATAGGCAACAACCACGAGGGTTAGTTGCCTTTCTTTAAAATGAGTTGCGAGATACACTCGACGTGCGCCGTATGCGGAAACATATCCACAGGTTGAATATACTTAACCTCATACTTTGAACTTAACGTCTGAATATCTTTCGCCAAAGTGGACGGGTTGCAAGAAACATAGATCAATTTTTCAGGCTTCACTTGCAAAATGGTTTGAAGCAGCTGGTTGTCCAGTCCGGTTCTCGGTGGGTCGACCACGATGACATCCGGCTTCCAGCCTTTTTTCACCCACTTAGGCAAAACTTCTTCCGCTTTACCTGGGACGTATTTCGTATTGGTGAATCCGTGACGTTTGGCATTCTTCTTCGCGTCATCAATGGATTCTGGAATTATGTCCATGCCGCGCACTTCTGCTGCCTGATCCGCCAGCCACAATCCAATCGTTCCCACCCCACAATAAGCATCAACAATTTTCTCTTTACCTGTCAGAGCGGCCGCTTTTTTCACCTCGTCGTAAAGCTTGACGGTTTGGATTGGATTTAGTTGAAAGAACGTTCTTGCTGACAGCTCAAACTGCAGGTCCCCTAGTGTCTCTTGGATAAACTCTTCGCCAGCTAGCGCAAGGGTTTCCTCCCCAAAAATCAGCGACGTTTTTTCACCGTTGATGTTTTGAACAATTGATTTTACCTTAGGAAGTCGTTTTTGAATTTCTTCTATAATTAAGTCCTCTTTAGGTAACTCTTTTTGTGTAGTAATAAGGACGACCTGAAGCTCTCCCGTTTCCACTCCTACGCGGGCAACGATTGTTCTAACAATACCTTTACTCCTTTTTTCATTATAAATTGGAATTTGCAGGTCCTCTAAGACTGATTTTACCTTTGTGACCGCTTCGTTTGTTTGTGAATGCTGGACCGCACAATGTTCAATATCAATGAGCTGGTGCGAATTCATTCCATATAATCCGGCTAACACCTTACCATTTTTCTGAGCCACTTGGAAACTGCTTTTATTCCGGTAGCCCCACGGATTTTCCATTCCAATCGTTTCACGGATATCCAGCTTGTTGACTGCTAGTTTTGTATGCCGCTCAAGCGATTGAATGATGATATCGCGTTTTTCTTTTAATTGCTGTCCGTACTGTAAATGCTGCAGCTGACAGCCACCACATTGCTCATAAACCGGACATGGCGCTTGTACACGATGCGGTGATTGGATACGGATTTTCTTAATTTTTGCCTCAGCGAATTTAGGATTGATTTTCGTCGCCTCAACCACTACCTCTTCACCAGGAAGCGCACCCGGTACAAACACGACTTGCTTTTTAAAATAGCCGACGCCTTCCCCATTAATCCCTAGTCTTTTGATCGTTAACGGAAAAGTCTGCTTCAGTTGAATTTTAATACTTTGCTCGGTTTTCATATGTTCACTCCATTATTCAAGGCTTCTCCATAAATACAAAGAAACGTAGCTTTGATAAGGCTCCCAGCCTTGTTTATAGTGTTCCATTTCTTCAAAAGTTGGCTTTGTCTCCAACTTGTACAATTTTTTCAGTGCATTTTGAATGCCAATATCGGCCATCGGAAACAGGTTAGGCCTCCCCATGCCAAACAATAGGAAGTTCTCAACCGTCCATTTGCCAACCCCACGTATCAACGTTAATTTTTGAAAAATTTCTTCGTTTGTTAGCATTTTGAGAGCCTGTAAGTCCAGACCTTTTTCAACGATTTCCTTCGCAATTTGAATCATGTATTCCGCTTTCCTACCGCTAAATTGTAGCTCACGCAATTGCTCTACTGTTAGGCTAGCTACTTTTTCAGGCGGAGGAAAGAACCAAACACCGTCGATTTCATAGCCAAATGTTTTTACAAAACGCTCCGTTAACCGATAGGCAAACGTCATATTTATCTGCTGGTGGATAATACACTTGATGAGGCTATCAAATAGACCGAAATCAAGGACGAGCGGTGTGCCAATGAATGTGTCGAAGATGTCCTTAAGGTCGGTTTGTTGAAAGTGATTATGGATTGGTTTTAAAGATATATTCCATTGAAAAAGTTCGGATATATGTTGTATGACAGCATCCTAATCCGTTTGTCCTTTTACGGTAAATGCAGGCTGATCGACCGTACCAATTGCCGTCACATCTATAACCTGTGAGTGGTTGTCAATAACAACAGGTACTCTGATGGACCGAGCTTCTATATCTACCTGTTTCAATGGATCTGGTTTATGCCTCTGCAATACACTGACAAAATGATAAGGACCTTCGAAATGAATCTCTTCTCTCCACACGGGCCGATTCCATCCTTTAGTATTTTCCCCGTATTATAGCACGAAAAATCTTGAAAAGGGAAAAACCGAATTTCTCTGTGAAATTCGGTTAGTCGATTATTCTTTAAACTTATCAAGGCTCTTGAATTTATAGCCTCTCTTTTTCAAATCAATAATTGCCTTTTCTAGCGCATCGGCGTTATCCTGTGATATCGAATGCAGCAGCATCACACAGCCGGGGTGAGCCTGTCTCATGATGTTGTCATAGGCATATTGCCAGCCTTTTTGCTGATTGACATTCCAATCAACGAACGCCATCGACCAAAAGACATGTGTGTACCCTTCTTCTTTCGCAATCTGCAAAGTTCTTTCACTGAAAACTCCACGTGGCGGACGAAGGTATTTCATCTTTTTTTGACCAGTGATTTCTGTTGTGCGTTTCTTTACTTTTGCCAGTTCTTCACGAATTCGTTCGTCACTGACGGCTGTAAAATCGGGATGATGCCAAGAATGATTGCCAATGATATGGCCTTCTTTTACTATGCGTTTGGACAGTTCTTGCTGGGACTCTAAAAAGTGCCCAGTGACAAAAAAAGCAGCTGGTACTTTTTCTTTTTTTAACACATCAAGAATTTTCGGCATTTGTCCGTTCTCATACCCGCTATCAAAAGTAAGATATAAGATTTTGGAGTTCGGGTTTCCTTTGTAAAACGCCCCGTATTTAGCCAAGATCTGATCGTAGGCGGTACCTGCTTCTGGCGGCTGCTCATTGACAGATTTTTTAAAGCCCCAATGAATGGGTTGATTGGAGACGGCTGCATAGGTCATTTGCGGAATGAGTAGTAGCCCCGCAATCAGCAGGCTCATTATTCTTTTCATCCATGTTCCCCCTAGTTTGTTTTTTTTAGTGTTTGTTTTATTGGGGAAAAGATTATAGGAAATCTTTGGGTTGGTGGTAGATGCGACCTTTTGTGGTGCCTGTTGAAGGGAAATCTAATAAGAATATAAAGTAGGTTGCTGACCTGGAGGTTGGAAGATGTAGAAACTTTCGAATTTCCGCATTAGTAAATGAGGGATTTATGAGCAGGAAATAATCAGCCACCGCATTTATAAAGGCATCTGGTGAAAGGAAGTGGCAGGTTGGGCAAATCCAATTGTTTCTTTTGTAGTTCATTGGTATATAGAAGCACTTTGGGCATTGAACTCCTGTTATTATATCTAGTATCGTCACGTTGAACTTCTCCATAATGTTTGTGTTCAATGGCGTGTGTTTTTTTAGTAACAGCTTTTTAATCTTTTCTACTGTCTTATTATCAATATGTTCCTTTCTGTAATAACGATATTTTCCCTCCATTTTATTAACTAAATCACTTGCACGACAAATTATTTTATGTGCCTCTGTGTAACCTGCTTCAATAGTCACCTCGGTTGATGATTTACTTATTACAACAAGGGATTCGATTGGGATGGACGGGATTTTGTGTTTTTCTAAAAAGTACTTTAACAAAATGTTATGGCGATTGGCTTGTATAATTGGATTTTCAAATACATTGCGAGTGCCCAAATACTCTTGAACCATTTGTTCTTTATCAATATAAAGTTTTCCGGAATGATTTTTCCCATCAAGCATGAGAATAAACTTAGTAGATAATAGGAGAGTATCAATTTGAAAGTAAGTATCACCATATGGGAGACGTAAATCGTGGAAAATGCGAAACCTTTGGGGTGGAATTTGACTTAAAAAATAGTTGATTGTCTTTTCACCGTTATAACCGGACCTTAAATTCTTTATGTATGACTTTAAATCCCCCCTACACGGATGGTTTTCTGCTGTTCTTCTCTCTAATGCTTCTGCTTTTATTAGATTAATGGGTACTTTAAGATCTTTATCAAACAATTTATGATACCTCCTTTGTATTTTAGGTAGAATTTCGGCTAATGAACCGATTTTTCCTTTGTTTTCTATATGGACTTTTTGTGACTTTTTTAATTTGAGAGAAGTTTGGGTGGAATTTGGGTGTGCCTGAAGAGGAATTCTACAAATTGAAGGACGAATTCTACAAAATTTCGAGTAATTCTACAAAATCGGAGGTGAATTCTACAAAATTTGGTAATCAACTTCCAATTGTTAACGTTTCAGATCAAGGTTGAGGATTATTCTACAAATTGGGAGAGGAATTCTACAAAAAATTGATTTATTCTACAAAATTAAGATTGTATTCTACAAAACATGGAAATCAATTTCCAACTAACAATTACGTGAGCAAAACCGAAGGCTAAGGCCCCAAGATAGGATCGTCAACCACACAAAGCCCACTAACAAATAGATAGCCGCAGCCCCCAACGCCCAAAGCAAACAAAAAAGGACCAAGCACACAAGTGCCCAGCCCCCAAAAAAATCCCACAATCCTATTTAAAAACCGGCTCCTTAAACAACGCCAATTTTTCCAATGAAGACTTATCCACATCAGCGTGCAAGCTGTTGCCGTGAGAATCCATCGTTACAACGGCTGTAAAGCCTTCTACGCGAAGATGCCACATAGCTTCTGGAATACCGAATTGCATTAAATCCACACCTTCGACACCCTTGATACAGTCCGCATAATACTGAGCTGCACCGCCGATTGCGTTCAAGTACACCCCGCCGTGCTCCTTCAACGCAGCCAATGTCTTCGGTCCCATACCGCCTTTACCGATTACGGCGCGGATACCGAACTTCTTCATGATATCACCTTGGTATGGCTCCTCACGAATACTCGTTGTTGGTCCAGCCGCCTTAACGTGCCACTGACCAGCTTCGTCCTTCAACATAACCGGACCGCAGTGGTAAATAACTTGGCCATTTAAGTCAACAGGTGCTTCGTGATCGCTTAAATATTTGTGGATCGCGTCACGTCCTGTGTACATTAATCCGTTAATTTTGACCACATCGCCGACTTTAAGCTCACGGATTTGTTCCTCTGTAATTGGTGCCTGCAACGTGATGAATTCCTCAGACTCGTCAGCCGAAGCAGCTGCCGTTTCCTTCGCTGCCTCACCCTCTGCGAAATCAATGAACTCACCATCTTGGTATGCCCATTCTGTGATTTCACCTGACACAGGATCCACACTTACACCTAAGCGGCGGAATGCCCAGCAGTTATAAGCAACGGAAACATAGAAGCTAGCCGGAATACGGTTCATTACGCCAACTTTACAGCCTAGTAAGGTAGCTTCCCCGCCAAAGCCCATTGTTCCGATTCCAAGCTTGTTCGCATTTTCCATTACATATTCTTCAAGCTTACGAAGATCTTCATTTGGATTCACGTCATCCACAGAACGGAATAATTGTTCTTTTGCTAAATCATAGCCAGATGAACGGTCACCACCGATACCAACGCCGATAAAACCTGCGCTACAGCCCTGTCCTTGCGCCTGGTAAACGGAATGCATAACACATTTACGAATACCATCAAGGTCGCGGCCTGCGCGGCCAAGCCCATCTAATTCACAAGGAAGGCTATATTGAATATTTTTATTTTCACATCCGCCGCCCTTTAAAATCAAGCGGACATCGATGTAATCTTTTTCCCATTGGTCAAATTTCATGACCGGAAGTCCAGCACCAAGGTTATCCCCACTGTTTTCACCTGTTAGTGAGTCAACAGAGTTAGGGCGTAGCTTTCCTTCTTTTGTCGCTTGGACAATTGCATTTTTAATGGCTTCTTTCATAACCAATTGGTTTACACCAACAGGAGTTTTAATTTTGAACGTTGGTAAACCTGTATCCTGGCAAATGGGTGATACTTGATCGTCTGCCATTTTGATGTTGTTCGTGATGGTAGCAAGGCTCATTGCCGCACTTGTACCAGCGTTTTCAAGTTCCTTGGCTTTTTTCACAGCCCGACGGACGTCCTTAGGAAGCTTAGTAGACGTTTCAACAATTAGCTTGTACATGCTTTCTTGAAATTTTTCGATATTCAATTCGAGTACCCCTCTCCCTTTGTTCCTCAAATGTATCTATTTTCAATTTTATAACTTTTTCACGTTTCCATTATACTCCTATACGCACATGAATTAAAGGATTTGATTGCAAGCGAATTCATTCCATAATACCCCAAATAAAAAGAGCCTGTTGTGTTAAACAGACTCTGGAATATCACGATTATTAAATTCCTTACATTTAGACTCCATATCATCCAACATAGAGATTAAGCGATCAATATCCTCAAGATCCGTATCTTCCGGATCAATTGCATCAAGCACATCGATAAACATATTTAAACGCTGTTTTAAAAAAGTAACTTGTGTGTTTTTGTCTTGTAATGGACTGCCCAAGCTGCTCGCTCCTTTCATGTTCCGTTTTCATCCTATCGTAAAAAGACGGCTGTTGGCAATAGTTATCCTTATTTTACCCAACTTTTAGAAAAGAAAACGCGAGCCACCTGCAAAAAAAGACCCCTGCAGACAATCAGCAGGAGTCCTTTCTCACAATCATCGCGGACGCTCGGAAGCAGCAAAACCAAATGATACATAATCCTGGACCGGAATCCAAGCACCAATTCCTTGTGATGTCACGTTCTTAACAACAATAAATTTTTTACTGCCCTTAAGCATCAAGTACACTTCACCGTAAGTCACTTTGCCTTTTTCATTTACCCCAGGTGCATATGCATAAAGGTACCCTAAGCGGTTTGGCGGGATATTGTAAATGTGATCATTTTTCGTTCCTGCACCAATAATGGTTTCAAACGACAAAGGAAGACGAGTTTTTTCCATCGCTTTTAATAGCATCATCTTTTTCACATCTTCAGGATTGGCAATTTTCGCAGTCAGGCCACCTCTAACGATTTTCTGAGCCTCTTGCACATACTTAATTTGATATGGCACTTTCCCGCCACGGTTATCAAAATAATTAGTGTTAATTTTTTGGTACTCCCAATTTGGAGAGGTCTCCGTTGACTCATAATTTAATGGCCATTGTCCGAGATAAATAATCGCACGGTAGCCAAGTGCAAACGGAGTACTGTTGATACTTGACTCATTGAGCATACGAATTAAATCAGGATTTTGAATCTTCACTTTAGAAGAGTTGATTAGTTTTTTTGTTAAATCACTCGGCTGCAATAAAGGTAAGTCTTGTGTTGAATTTGGATACGTATTTTCCTTCGTAATATTTCGAACCGAGGCTGGGACTTGATACTTTACCTGGTCTTTTGCTTTTTGAGCGAAAGCAGATGGAATAAAGGTTAGCATTAATAGCAGTGTCATCAGGATCGATACATTTCTCTTCACGAGGTTAAACTCCCTTCACTAATAGCATTACCATGTCTGCTATTAGTTTTTTCGGAGTTCATTAATATTATCCATTCAAGCAACTTAATTTCAATATTTCGCCTGCAGTCGTCCCATTAATTTTTCAAAAAAAGGAAAAAACAGCTGAATGGCCGGACCGACTGTAAATGTAATAATAATCGTTCCATACGAAATCGGCCCGTGTAAAAGGAACGCGGGAATTAAAGCCGTAATCTCACCGATCGTTTTTGCCATCATTAAATTCACACGAAAACGCTCCTTGATGGCTAACATAAAGTTATCAATAGGACTTTGCGGAAACTTCGCCTGAATATAAATCGCCGCACCAAATCCGATAATTAAAATCCCTACCAAGAGCATCGCTATTTTTGCAATAAACCCATGTACTTCAAATAATTCAAAGAAAGTCATCAGCCAAAAATCAACTAAAGACCCAATCACTATAATTGTAAAAAGTGAAAGAATTGCCGGCCTTCTTTTTAATAGTAAGGAATTGACGATAACTAAAATAGCCCCATCAATCATGACCCATTTACCAATCGATAAGCCCACCTTTTTGGTAAGAGCATAATTCAGTGCATCCCAGGCACCCACTCCAATATCCGCTACCTTAATAGTCATACATA comes from the Neobacillus sp. PS2-9 genome and includes:
- a CDS encoding NERD domain-containing protein, with amino-acid sequence MFDKDLKVPINLIKAEALERRTAENHPCRGDLKSYIKNLRSGYNGEKTINYFLSQIPPQRFRIFHDLRLPYGDTYFQIDTLLLSTKFILMLDGKNHSGKLYIDKEQMVQEYLGTRNVFENPIIQANRHNILLKYFLEKHKIPSIPIESLVVISKSSTEVTIEAGYTEAHKIICRASDLVNKMEGKYRYYRKEHIDNKTVEKIKKLLLKKHTPLNTNIMEKFNVTILDIITGVQCPKCFYIPMNYKRNNWICPTCHFLSPDAFINAVADYFLLINPSFTNAEIRKFLHLPTSRSATYFIFLLDFPSTGTTKGRIYHQPKDFL
- a CDS encoding fumarate hydratase: MNIEKFQESMYKLIVETSTKLPKDVRRAVKKAKELENAGTSAAMSLATITNNIKMADDQVSPICQDTGLPTFKIKTPVGVNQLVMKEAIKNAIVQATKEGKLRPNSVDSLTGENSGDNLGAGLPVMKFDQWEKDYIDVRLILKGGGCENKNIQYSLPCELDGLGRAGRDLDGIRKCVMHSVYQAQGQGCSAGFIGVGIGGDRSSGYDLAKEQLFRSVDDVNPNEDLRKLEEYVMENANKLGIGTMGFGGEATLLGCKVGVMNRIPASFYVSVAYNCWAFRRLGVSVDPVSGEITEWAYQDGEFIDFAEGEAAKETAAASADESEEFITLQAPITEEQIRELKVGDVVKINGLMYTGRDAIHKYLSDHEAPVDLNGQVIYHCGPVMLKDEAGQWHVKAAGPTTSIREEPYQGDIMKKFGIRAVIGKGGMGPKTLAALKEHGGVYLNAIGGAAQYYADCIKGVEGVDLMQFGIPEAMWHLRVEGFTAVVTMDSHGNSLHADVDKSSLEKLALFKEPVFK
- a CDS encoding recombinase family protein, with the protein product MYLNSTQISSATIGNAIVINPPTSQYFTTYGGDRVLRCAVYARVSTEMDSQKTSIDNQKDLFRNYASQHNWEIVNFYEDKKSGTKENRPGLKKLIEDGKAGLYDVILAKELSRLARNGRLSYELRDICLQNNIHIVCLDNSINTITGDVQNFGLFAWLYENESATSSRRNKAAKRTKAKRGLFVGSNPPYGYYSDKGKLKIREDNTPEIVRRIFNEYLDGKGMDSIAKSFTAEKIPTPSQIANKTNQSPLWHASTIKNILNNRHYCGDLVQNRTETISVTTTKRRTIEEDQVTFIEGKHDAIISRETFQAVKKMLQTRTRTTTAPKKHLFTNVFFCEDCQKGMWYKTNQKGYRCGGNIKYGDTFCLNKVVIREKELKQIILEDLQQLFQSIQDGEFIKSLHKRLDQKKVSITNELKKIEHKATKLRSRKKDYLDLYADQIISREELVEYRKQIDQEVAELETAKIEYQEKLEECESENYAIDLSKKLKDVSLLDDLTPQVLHSLVNKITCSIKGNLRIHYNFVNPFEEQK
- the pdaA gene encoding delta-lactam-biosynthetic de-N-acetylase, whose product is MSLLIAGLLLIPQMTYAAVSNQPIHWGFKKSVNEQPPEAGTAYDQILAKYGAFYKGNPNSKILYLTFDSGYENGQMPKILDVLKKEKVPAAFFVTGHFLESQQELSKRIVKEGHIIGNHSWHHPDFTAVSDERIREELAKVKKRTTEITGQKKMKYLRPPRGVFSERTLQIAKEEGYTHVFWSMAFVDWNVNQQKGWQYAYDNIMRQAHPGCVMLLHSISQDNADALEKAIIDLKKRGYKFKSLDKFKE
- a CDS encoding recombinase family protein, giving the protein MVQTIKNKNKYKVFFRRVSTINQDLAMQESADAMYRENYIPDEVLIMNEDGVSANKLDIEKRPQMKKLIQMIINDQVDIIYAFDRSRLFRDFYESNYFVSLCKKHKVKIFFTSSGNGQQATDSTLLEGVMNIVSDVEGKNIARRTEEARKRYPPRKLGYIKQKETKQYSMDPAKKDNLFLYFSAIKEVTTHKDLEKALKQFKKILKTTPNQLLKIVNDPFYAGYDLTTGKNKLSHVDPYLSYEEFQKLQAKNAVIISYQEIEQSLKNQDIYDVYCGICRKPMKFHFNVLDQKAWYSCSSKHPKSLIATEDLSPIINKSLEKIIEHLDTEDLLKDSRHFFHLLRKSIEIELKALEIKKHYLMEKIILETDDFSNWRENTHYVDLNKLENEQKEFLNQIEEKKDLLLENESLVGLIKDYLHKSRQANPFFLTSVLIRSLFVYPNEVNIEVSKFDYLQDFQSQYIFNGDDLL
- a CDS encoding recombinase family protein is translated as MKLAFAYIRRSSYKQQKNNSVEIQKQHIQEFAKRNNLFVPVELIFIEDVTSAYSKRAAQRKQLMKMSEKMVEMNIPTVIFHDISRMDRTGYSFTIDFYRPMLEKLPELEVYTTDSNKPLDPEDTSIKMNFLLFQHESEVKSERAVGNLTTFLENNETFRPGSKTPYGYNQIKKQKHQQQLEPNENADIVAFIFFLSSWGKSLQKIAIILNEANIPSPKGGTWRSSTVENILKNPVYTGKLTWDIPKRTDGGKKQFVFEDSHPAIINKFQPQLIKLNNQLQKTFGRIDTPFLFLNKVKCRHCNQLLSTQNASTRRNGIKYPYYYYVCKNCGYKVNIQEVHDRFIPLILKRVMELLSRHQIEPQTLSFINQMIDEVENSINSKDQLLKKLEEKLKIARDLKDRELELKILEFIQEHKNSLKEYTICQENLKTTYQLVEKDQFFSRFNEILDHRLGADEIRLIILYFVDYLVLSTDQEPQLHFKSNIFSNLIDKPIG
- the rlmD gene encoding 23S rRNA (uracil(1939)-C(5))-methyltransferase RlmD, whose translation is MKTEQSIKIQLKQTFPLTIKRLGINGEGVGYFKKQVVFVPGALPGEEVVVEATKINPKFAEAKIKKIRIQSPHRVQAPCPVYEQCGGCQLQHLQYGQQLKEKRDIIIQSLERHTKLAVNKLDIRETIGMENPWGYRNKSSFQVAQKNGKVLAGLYGMNSHQLIDIEHCAVQHSQTNEAVTKVKSVLEDLQIPIYNEKRSKGIVRTIVARVGVETGELQVVLITTQKELPKEDLIIEEIQKRLPKVKSIVQNINGEKTSLIFGEETLALAGEEFIQETLGDLQFELSARTFFQLNPIQTVKLYDEVKKAAALTGKEKIVDAYCGVGTIGLWLADQAAEVRGMDIIPESIDDAKKNAKRHGFTNTKYVPGKAEEVLPKWVKKGWKPDVIVVDPPRTGLDNQLLQTILQVKPEKLIYVSCNPSTLAKDIQTLSSKYEVKYIQPVDMFPHTAHVECISQLILKKGN
- a CDS encoding SE1561 family protein; the protein is MGSPLQDKNTQVTFLKQRLNMFIDVLDAIDPEDTDLEDIDRLISMLDDMESKCKEFNNRDIPESV